The proteins below are encoded in one region of Coriobacteriia bacterium:
- a CDS encoding AarF/ABC1/UbiB kinase family protein produces MNASRLRARYRRIVFFFARVTAGFIFWEVAMRRVGLGRVADRTRSERNRATAARFRALAIRMGGPMIKVGQFLSARLDVLPPEITEELAGLQDEVPAESFEAIRRCAESELALTLAERYAWFDETPLAAASLGQVHRARLREVDAAEVGFSDVVVKVQRPDIERVVEVDLAAIRRVGGWLQRYKPVRERADVGALIDEFAATTREEIDYLAEGSNAETFAANFAGNPYVGVPRVVWELTTRRVLTLEDVSAIKVGDYEAIIAAGISRSDVAATLADTYLKQIFEDGFFHADPHPGNLFVTPLPGVDADGDRNWKLTFVDFGMVGRVPENLREGLSEAVIAVGTQDGARLVRAFKLLNVLLPSADLVLIERASMAVFDRFSGMSMDEIKGIDHSEMMRFGMQFQDLMLNLPFQLPESLLMLGRSIGILSGMCTGLDPEFNLWNAVAPYATSLVSGEQGGSTFDTILSEGSKILQTVIALPARADRVLTQIERGELNIQTPMLDLRIRRLERSVGRIVSGLVFSALLIAGAIVRAGDPGLSNLLMGVSVLPLLAIMFGGRGRHPGRR; encoded by the coding sequence ATGAACGCGTCACGACTCCGCGCCCGCTACCGGCGCATCGTGTTCTTCTTCGCTCGCGTGACCGCCGGCTTCATCTTCTGGGAAGTGGCCATGCGCCGTGTCGGCCTCGGTCGCGTGGCGGACCGCACTAGGAGCGAGCGCAACCGCGCTACCGCGGCCCGGTTCCGCGCGCTCGCGATCCGCATGGGCGGCCCGATGATCAAGGTGGGCCAGTTCCTTTCGGCGCGCCTCGATGTGTTGCCGCCCGAGATCACGGAGGAACTGGCGGGGCTCCAGGACGAGGTGCCGGCGGAGAGCTTCGAGGCGATCCGCAGGTGCGCGGAGTCCGAGCTCGCACTCACGCTCGCTGAGCGCTACGCCTGGTTCGACGAGACCCCGCTGGCAGCCGCCTCGCTCGGGCAGGTCCACCGCGCGCGTCTGCGTGAGGTTGACGCCGCCGAGGTCGGGTTCTCCGACGTGGTCGTCAAGGTCCAGCGCCCGGATATCGAGCGTGTGGTCGAGGTCGACCTGGCCGCGATCCGTAGAGTTGGTGGCTGGCTGCAGCGCTACAAGCCGGTCCGCGAGCGCGCCGACGTAGGCGCGCTCATAGACGAGTTTGCCGCCACAACGCGCGAGGAGATCGACTACCTCGCCGAGGGCAGCAACGCCGAGACGTTCGCCGCCAACTTCGCCGGCAACCCGTACGTGGGCGTGCCGCGCGTCGTGTGGGAACTGACGACACGTCGCGTGCTCACGCTCGAGGATGTCTCGGCGATCAAGGTGGGCGACTACGAGGCGATCATCGCGGCCGGCATCTCGCGCTCCGATGTCGCCGCGACGCTCGCCGATACATACCTCAAGCAGATCTTCGAGGACGGCTTCTTCCACGCCGACCCGCACCCCGGCAACCTCTTCGTCACGCCGCTTCCCGGCGTGGATGCGGACGGCGACCGCAACTGGAAGCTGACGTTCGTAGACTTCGGCATGGTGGGGCGGGTGCCGGAAAACCTGCGCGAGGGGCTGAGCGAGGCCGTCATCGCGGTGGGCACGCAAGATGGAGCTCGGCTGGTGCGCGCGTTCAAGCTGCTCAATGTGCTTCTGCCCAGCGCCGACCTCGTCCTGATCGAGCGCGCGAGCATGGCGGTCTTCGACCGGTTCAGCGGTATGAGCATGGACGAGATCAAGGGGATCGACCACAGCGAAATGATGCGGTTCGGCATGCAGTTTCAGGACCTTATGCTCAACCTGCCGTTCCAGCTGCCGGAGAGTCTGCTCATGCTGGGCCGCTCGATCGGGATCCTTTCCGGGATGTGCACGGGGCTCGATCCAGAGTTCAACCTCTGGAATGCGGTCGCGCCATACGCGACTTCGCTGGTCTCCGGCGAGCAAGGCGGCTCGACCTTCGACACGATCTTGTCGGAAGGAAGCAAGATCCTACAGACGGTGATCGCGCTTCCGGCGCGGGCCGACCGCGTGCTCACGCAGATCGAGCGCGGGGAACTCAACATCCAGACGCCGATGCTCGACCTGCGGATCCGAAGGCTGGAACGCTCGGTGGGCCGGATCGTCAGCGGACTCGTGTTCTCGGCGCTGCTGATCGCGGGGGCGATCGTTCGCGCTGGCGACCCCGGTCTAAGCAACCTGCTCATGGGCGTGTCGGTGTTGCCGCTGCTCGCGATCATGTTTGGCGGGCGGGGGCGTCACCCGGGCAGGCGTTGA
- a CDS encoding cytochrome c3 family protein — protein MEKSRSTIRRRAALLLTSLVIVFSACMLAACGKTSNNDAAPETEATSAAGFVWSATSDCTVCHTAEAKSTTDATMLAATHTKAGVKCTSCHTNATALKSAHDGVTLETKVPADLQMKKTTVDQATCLSSACHNTTLAELAKKTAGSTVLTDLKGKVVNPHVASTLTQAHVDAKMTCADCHSMHKAQDPMGFCVTCHHAKVFECHTCHE, from the coding sequence GTGGAGAAGTCCAGATCTACCATACGCAGACGAGCCGCGTTGCTGTTGACGTCGTTGGTGATCGTCTTCTCGGCGTGCATGCTCGCCGCATGCGGCAAGACGTCGAACAACGACGCCGCCCCTGAGACAGAGGCAACCTCCGCAGCAGGGTTTGTTTGGAGCGCCACGTCCGATTGTACGGTCTGCCATACGGCGGAGGCGAAATCGACAACGGACGCCACGATGCTGGCTGCAACACACACCAAAGCAGGCGTGAAGTGCACGAGTTGTCACACCAACGCAACAGCACTCAAGAGCGCTCATGACGGTGTAACGCTGGAGACCAAGGTGCCAGCGGATCTACAGATGAAGAAGACGACTGTGGACCAGGCGACCTGCCTGTCCTCTGCCTGTCACAACACGACTCTTGCGGAGTTGGCGAAGAAGACCGCTGGCTCCACTGTGCTCACGGACTTGAAAGGCAAGGTCGTCAACCCGCACGTGGCATCCACGCTGACCCAAGCGCACGTCGACGCGAAGATGACGTGCGCAGACTGTCACAGCATGCATAAGGCGCAAGACCCGATGGGCTTCTGCGTCACATGTCATCATGCGAAAGTCTTCGAGTGTCACACATGCCACGAGTAG
- a CDS encoding FAD-binding protein, with the protein MNKSDVSRRDFLTGASAIAVGAMGVASLAACSPKGASAAYLPTTWDGEADIVVVGTGGAGLSAAITVQKESLGSVLVLEAAPKGNEGGNTRVCSQIMFVPTPLDAAITYQANLNGAYVVEPELLKTWATNIGENLTWMKGLGIELTEVPILNPEFPDVVGGKESAHCYCLGGLTGIGNSVIWNAMKKAFDDAGATITYDSRVTKLIFDPTTKEVFGVGTKNGKNFKAKKGVILACGGFENDRELKNTYYPVGFPEVGFFGSPYNRGDGIRMAEAIGAQLWHMNNFAGPYFGPRLVTDKQLPSELVGSPLLSYAPLGFSTSHDYIFVGLDGRRYINEDTVTLARHGKVWAGGTYVMQRTPTPAWAIVGQKSFASGSPISALWAGNGWANTLKLNPSADNAGYLASGTIVKCNTIADIAKATKIPEARLTETLANYNKYVAAQNDPEFHRGEPVYLYGVSPLDTPTPKPAVAAFALEPITAPYYVHQYYGGILNSQGGPKRDTSGGVVGLDGNSIKRLYGSGELGTEYSYNYNGGGNISAAISSGRLAARSVGKLTAWDAKK; encoded by the coding sequence ATGAACAAGAGTGACGTTTCAAGGCGCGACTTTCTGACTGGCGCTTCGGCAATCGCGGTAGGGGCTATGGGAGTCGCCTCGCTCGCGGCCTGCTCGCCAAAAGGCGCCTCGGCCGCGTATCTGCCCACGACATGGGATGGCGAAGCGGATATCGTGGTCGTTGGAACTGGCGGGGCCGGCCTTTCCGCGGCCATTACGGTTCAGAAAGAGAGCTTGGGGAGCGTCCTCGTGCTCGAGGCCGCGCCAAAGGGCAACGAAGGTGGGAATACCCGCGTCTGTTCGCAGATCATGTTCGTGCCGACGCCGCTCGACGCCGCGATCACCTATCAGGCGAACCTCAATGGCGCCTACGTGGTGGAACCGGAGTTGCTCAAGACGTGGGCAACTAATATTGGCGAGAACCTGACTTGGATGAAGGGTCTCGGCATTGAACTGACAGAGGTCCCCATCCTGAACCCGGAATTCCCGGATGTTGTGGGAGGAAAAGAGTCGGCACACTGCTATTGCCTTGGTGGTCTGACCGGCATCGGAAACTCCGTGATCTGGAATGCTATGAAGAAGGCGTTCGATGACGCCGGCGCCACGATCACCTACGACAGTCGTGTGACCAAACTCATCTTCGACCCAACAACCAAAGAGGTCTTCGGTGTCGGGACGAAGAACGGCAAGAACTTCAAAGCCAAGAAGGGCGTCATCCTCGCCTGCGGTGGTTTCGAGAACGATAGGGAACTCAAGAACACCTACTACCCGGTTGGCTTTCCCGAGGTAGGGTTCTTTGGGTCGCCGTATAACCGTGGCGACGGTATTCGGATGGCGGAAGCGATCGGTGCGCAACTCTGGCACATGAACAACTTCGCTGGTCCCTATTTCGGCCCGCGGTTGGTGACAGACAAGCAGTTGCCCAGTGAGCTTGTGGGTTCCCCGCTCCTGTCCTACGCCCCGTTGGGTTTCAGCACGAGCCATGACTACATCTTCGTGGGACTCGACGGCAGGCGCTACATCAACGAAGACACGGTCACGCTGGCGCGCCACGGCAAGGTCTGGGCCGGCGGCACTTATGTGATGCAGCGTACGCCTACTCCGGCATGGGCCATCGTCGGCCAGAAGTCCTTTGCCTCCGGTTCGCCCATCTCGGCCTTGTGGGCCGGAAACGGCTGGGCAAACACCCTGAAGTTGAACCCCTCTGCCGACAATGCCGGCTACCTGGCAAGTGGAACCATCGTCAAATGTAACACCATCGCAGACATAGCCAAAGCGACCAAGATACCTGAGGCGCGCCTGACGGAAACCTTGGCGAACTACAACAAGTACGTTGCCGCACAAAACGATCCCGAATTCCATCGTGGCGAACCAGTGTATCTCTATGGAGTCTCCCCGCTCGACACTCCGACTCCAAAACCGGCGGTCGCGGCTTTTGCTCTCGAGCCGATCACCGCGCCATACTATGTGCACCAATACTATGGCGGGATACTCAACAGCCAGGGTGGACCGAAGCGCGACACAAGCGGCGGAGTAGTCGGTCTCGATGGCAACTCCATTAAGCGTCTGTATGGCTCGGGCGAACTCGGCACTGAGTATTCATACAACTACAATGGTGGCGGCAACATAAGTGCGGCAATATCTTCAGGCCGTCTTGCGGCCCGTTCTGTCGGCAAGCTGACAGCTTGGGATGCCAAGAAATAG
- a CDS encoding LysR family transcriptional regulator, whose amino-acid sequence MNVDSIREFIIFSDYMNFSRAARKLHISQPAMSNHVASMEKELGVKLVDRGDMRITSEGRLFLAHAQDVIDSYDKAVSSLRLGKDGVVGKVVVKQPFSSGTSGSMFTKIMCAVKHEYPLIDVSMTGGTHEYILDEIAKSSIACGLYFNFRPEFAAYDGSRFESIPIAKDSCYLFVHKRHPLATKDPLLVRDLADYPLLMPKGASFHDLVVAAVQIASDHGTSFKFDYRVAESVCNLFLSEVDEHTACLVGSEASRVLEITVHDDMIIRPFDEDVSVVGSIVYSAKNGSPAFGLFIDYVRENFALEVTG is encoded by the coding sequence ATGAATGTTGATTCCATCAGGGAGTTCATCATCTTCTCAGACTACATGAACTTCAGTCGTGCCGCGAGGAAGCTCCATATCTCGCAACCCGCAATGAGCAATCACGTCGCCAGCATGGAGAAGGAGCTGGGCGTCAAACTCGTCGACCGCGGGGACATGCGCATCACGAGCGAGGGCAGGCTCTTCCTCGCGCACGCCCAAGACGTCATTGATTCCTACGACAAAGCGGTTTCGAGTCTCCGGCTCGGCAAGGATGGCGTCGTGGGGAAGGTCGTCGTGAAGCAGCCTTTCTCGTCGGGCACGAGCGGCTCGATGTTTACCAAGATCATGTGCGCCGTCAAGCACGAGTACCCGCTCATCGACGTATCGATGACGGGCGGCACTCACGAATACATCCTGGACGAGATAGCCAAGAGCAGCATCGCTTGCGGGCTGTACTTCAACTTTCGTCCTGAGTTTGCCGCTTATGACGGGAGTCGTTTCGAGTCGATTCCAATCGCGAAAGACTCGTGCTACCTGTTCGTGCACAAGAGGCATCCTCTAGCTACGAAGGATCCGCTCCTCGTGAGGGACTTGGCCGACTACCCTCTGCTCATGCCCAAGGGAGCCAGCTTCCATGATCTCGTAGTCGCTGCAGTGCAGATAGCTTCAGACCATGGCACCTCATTCAAATTCGACTATAGGGTCGCTGAGTCGGTCTGTAACTTGTTTCTGTCTGAGGTGGACGAGCACACCGCGTGTTTGGTTGGGTCCGAGGCCAGTCGTGTGCTGGAGATCACTGTTCATGACGACATGATCATCAGGCCATTCGACGAGGACGTGTCCGTTGTTGGCTCAATCGTCTATTCCGCCAAGAATGGCAGCCCTGCATTCGGGTTGTTCATCGACTACGTCCGAGAGAACTTCGCACTCGAAGTCACGGGTTGA
- a CDS encoding DUF86 domain-containing protein, which translates to MSQDRTIEQFLHDMRDTADGVAQLVAGTDRRTFMTSSTGSWAIERGIIQLGEIASQLRNRHGNYVEAHPELDPPGMRSARNIVVHGYATIDRARVWQIAVEKVSAVGDAAVCC; encoded by the coding sequence ATGAGCCAGGATCGCACGATTGAGCAGTTCCTGCACGATATGCGCGACACTGCCGACGGCGTGGCCCAGCTCGTCGCCGGTACGGATCGCAGGACGTTCATGACCTCTTCCACCGGCTCATGGGCGATTGAGCGTGGGATCATCCAGCTCGGCGAGATCGCCTCTCAGTTGCGCAATCGGCACGGAAACTATGTCGAGGCGCATCCCGAACTCGACCCGCCCGGCATGCGCTCGGCACGAAACATCGTCGTCCACGGCTACGCCACGATCGATCGCGCGCGGGTCTGGCAGATCGCGGTGGAGAAGGTGTCGGCGGTTGGCGACGCTGCCGTTTGCTGCTGA
- a CDS encoding XRE family transcriptional regulator: MPATKAAYAAELTAVMERDGVSRAELARRMHTSRSTVGRILDPADESVTLSTLSRAAAALGRESAVSLAPERPSVLLERHRKELRKIAEEYGLQNVVVFGSVARGTDTADSDLDLVADIPEELDLFAVAVVEEAMGAVLGRKVDLGERKCLKPHVRENVDRESVPL, translated from the coding sequence ATGCCCGCGACCAAAGCGGCCTACGCCGCCGAGTTGACCGCAGTCATGGAACGCGATGGCGTGAGTCGCGCCGAACTCGCGAGACGCATGCACACGAGCCGCTCGACCGTCGGGCGTATCCTGGATCCCGCCGACGAGTCGGTGACACTCTCGACGCTTTCTCGCGCGGCCGCGGCACTCGGCCGCGAGTCGGCCGTGTCGCTCGCACCGGAGCGGCCCTCCGTGCTCTTGGAGCGCCATCGCAAGGAGCTCAGGAAGATCGCCGAGGAATACGGCCTTCAAAACGTCGTTGTGTTTGGCTCGGTCGCGCGTGGGACCGACACGGCGGACAGCGATCTGGACCTGGTGGCCGACATTCCCGAGGAACTCGACCTGTTTGCCGTCGCCGTCGTCGAGGAAGCGATGGGCGCGGTGCTCGGTCGGAAAGTCGACCTCGGCGAGCGCAAATGTCTCAAGCCCCATGTCCGGGAGAATGTCGACCGAGAGTCGGTGCCCCTGTGA
- a CDS encoding PadR family transcriptional regulator: MHGHYFKEESCGGSVRGHHPDGHRGFKMPFGGMHHGFGGPHGARARRGDIRPAILRLLSEQAMHGYQIIQELSTRSGGAWSPSAGSVYPTLQLLADEGLVTAEETAGKKVFSLTDAGKAMVAETADQPAPWEEVAQGDSGIGDYREAAGKFMAAAFQVGKNGTKDQRETALKVLDEARKKLYAILAEG; encoded by the coding sequence ATGCACGGTCACTACTTCAAGGAAGAGTCCTGTGGTGGCAGCGTTCGCGGTCACCACCCCGACGGCCACCGCGGGTTCAAGATGCCGTTTGGCGGCATGCACCACGGCTTCGGCGGCCCCCACGGAGCGCGCGCGCGTCGCGGCGACATCCGCCCCGCGATCCTGCGCCTGCTCTCCGAGCAGGCGATGCACGGCTACCAGATCATTCAGGAGCTCTCTACTCGCAGTGGCGGCGCGTGGAGCCCGAGCGCCGGGTCGGTCTATCCCACCCTGCAACTGCTCGCCGACGAGGGCCTCGTCACCGCCGAGGAGACCGCCGGCAAGAAGGTCTTCAGCCTCACCGACGCCGGCAAAGCAATGGTTGCCGAGACCGCAGACCAGCCCGCTCCGTGGGAGGAAGTCGCGCAGGGCGACTCCGGCATTGGCGACTACCGTGAAGCGGCGGGCAAGTTCATGGCCGCTGCCTTCCAGGTGGGTAAGAACGGAACGAAGGATCAGAGAGAGACGGCACTCAAGGTCCTGGACGAGGCACGCAAGAAGCTCTACGCGATCCTCGCCGAGGGTTAG
- a CDS encoding Fic family protein → MRGSFGLGHLEQTTVPMSTVRSIGLLGEYKGKQQLFEKQSPQVLNALREAARVQSIESSNRIEGVTAASGRVAELAAEKTKPRDGSEQEIAGYRDVLSTVHANALGMDVSTGLVLQLHRDLYQFSSTPGGAWKSTANDIVNVLSDGTHRLRFSPVAPHLVDTSMTDLITGYHSVMSRGQVDSLIAVPAFVLDFLCIHSFSDGNGRMSRILNLMLLYQSGYNVGRYISLEKVIEDSKATYYEALEASSEDWHEGRHDLVPWLQYSHGILLAAYLEFEQRVGQMGTGRGAKREMVIDCIRHLPATFRYADVERACAGVSRPTIVRVLGELRDNGDIRCMKGGRDAKWERTTQ, encoded by the coding sequence ATGCGTGGTTCGTTCGGGCTAGGTCACCTCGAGCAAACCACCGTGCCAATGTCCACGGTTCGCTCGATCGGTCTACTCGGCGAGTACAAGGGCAAGCAGCAGCTCTTCGAGAAGCAGTCGCCTCAGGTCTTGAACGCGCTTCGCGAAGCCGCGCGCGTCCAGAGTATCGAGTCATCGAACCGGATCGAGGGTGTAACTGCGGCCTCGGGCCGTGTGGCCGAACTCGCCGCCGAGAAGACGAAGCCGAGGGACGGCTCAGAGCAGGAGATCGCCGGCTACCGCGACGTACTGTCGACCGTCCACGCCAACGCCCTTGGCATGGACGTCTCGACCGGGCTCGTTCTCCAGCTGCACCGGGATCTCTATCAGTTCTCGTCCACTCCGGGCGGGGCGTGGAAGAGCACAGCCAACGACATCGTCAACGTCCTGTCTGACGGAACGCACCGTCTGAGGTTCAGCCCTGTCGCGCCGCACCTTGTCGACACCTCGATGACCGATCTGATCACGGGCTATCACTCCGTGATGTCGAGAGGACAGGTGGACTCGTTGATCGCGGTCCCCGCCTTCGTACTCGACTTCCTGTGCATCCATTCGTTCTCCGATGGCAACGGACGGATGTCGCGCATCCTGAATCTGATGCTGCTCTACCAGTCGGGCTACAACGTCGGCCGATACATCAGCCTTGAGAAGGTGATCGAGGACTCCAAGGCAACCTACTATGAGGCGCTCGAAGCGTCATCTGAGGATTGGCACGAGGGCCGGCACGATCTGGTGCCATGGCTGCAGTACTCCCACGGCATTCTTCTCGCCGCATATCTAGAGTTCGAGCAGCGAGTCGGGCAAATGGGAACGGGGCGCGGGGCGAAGCGCGAGATGGTGATCGACTGCATCCGACATCTGCCGGCGACATTTCGCTATGCCGATGTCGAGCGAGCCTGTGCAGGAGTCAGTCGTCCCACAATTGTGCGGGTTCTCGGCGAACTCCGCGACAACGGCGATATCCGTTGCATGAAGGGCGGGCGCGACGCAAAGTGGGAAAGAACGACTCAGTGA